A genomic window from Massilia sp. METH4 includes:
- a CDS encoding type II secretion system F family protein yields the protein MPYYAYKARGLQGQLLQGVLEAVDSAAVADQLMGGGATPVEITPTRAPAKGGGQGTWARLREKKVTSLDVQLFSRQMYTLLKSGVPIMRGLAGLQESAISPAFAKVIRDLRESLDAGRELSVAMRRHPAVFNNFYLSMVRVGEMTGRLDEVMLRLFDHLEFDRDMRGRVKSALRYPMFVVIAMVIAMFIVNMFVIPQFQQVFQSFNAELPLMTRILIATSTFTKQYWYVLFGGAAVAGIALRGWVRTPEGRLRWDRWKLKVPIAGKIVHKATMARFARSFALSSKSGVPIVQALTVVSQTVDNAYLSQRVDQMRDSVERGDSILRTSVAAGIFTPVVLQMIAVGEESGSLDDLMDEIALLYEREVDYELKTLAAQIEPILITFLGIMVLILALGIFLPIWNLGRAALH from the coding sequence ATGCCTTATTACGCGTACAAGGCGCGCGGCCTGCAGGGCCAGCTGTTGCAGGGAGTGCTCGAAGCCGTCGATTCGGCGGCCGTGGCCGACCAGCTGATGGGCGGCGGCGCCACGCCCGTCGAGATCACCCCCACGCGGGCGCCGGCCAAGGGCGGCGGGCAGGGCACCTGGGCGCGCCTGCGCGAGAAAAAGGTCACGTCGCTCGACGTGCAACTGTTTTCCCGGCAGATGTATACGCTGCTCAAATCCGGCGTGCCCATCATGCGCGGGCTGGCCGGCCTGCAGGAATCGGCGATTTCCCCCGCCTTCGCCAAGGTGATCCGCGACCTGCGCGAATCGCTGGACGCCGGCCGGGAACTGTCGGTGGCGATGCGCCGCCACCCGGCCGTATTCAATAATTTTTATCTCTCCATGGTGCGCGTGGGGGAAATGACGGGCCGCCTCGACGAAGTCATGCTGCGCCTGTTCGACCACCTGGAATTCGACCGCGACATGCGCGGGCGCGTGAAAAGCGCGCTGCGCTACCCGATGTTCGTCGTGATCGCGATGGTGATCGCGATGTTCATCGTCAATATGTTCGTCATTCCGCAGTTCCAGCAGGTCTTCCAGAGTTTCAATGCCGAGCTGCCGCTGATGACGCGGATCCTGATCGCCACGTCCACGTTCACGAAGCAATATTGGTATGTGCTGTTTGGCGGCGCCGCCGTCGCCGGCATCGCGCTGCGGGGCTGGGTGCGCACGCCGGAAGGCCGCCTGCGCTGGGACCGCTGGAAGCTGAAGGTTCCCATCGCCGGCAAGATCGTGCACAAGGCCACGATGGCCCGCTTCGCGCGCAGCTTCGCGCTGTCGTCGAAGAGCGGCGTGCCGATCGTGCAAGCCTTGACCGTCGTGTCGCAGACGGTGGACAACGCCTACCTGAGCCAGCGCGTGGACCAGATGCGCGACAGCGTGGAGCGGGGCGACAGCATCCTGCGCACGTCGGTGGCGGCGGGCATCTTCACGCCGGTGGTCCTGCAGATGATCGCCGTCGGCGAGGAATCGGGCTCGCTGGACGATCTGATGGACGAGATCGCCCTGCTGTACGAGCGCGAGGTCGACTACGAGCTGAAGACGCTGGCGGCGCAGATCGAGCCCATCCTGATTACCTTCCTGGGAATCATGGTGCTGATCCTGGCGCTGGGCATCTTCTTGCCGATCTGGAACCTGGGCCGGGCGGCCCTGCATTGA
- a CDS encoding type II secretion system protein has product MQFNQASTRGQGGFTLIELIVVIVILGILAATALPKFADLGSDARRAKMQGARGAVSSAVAMSKAQWLVNGSSGATVTLDGSSIAVSPTTGLPTVAGIRTAAGLDATDYAFTENGTTLAIADVKKTTCTFNYDSTNGTVTPVASTAGSC; this is encoded by the coding sequence ATGCAATTCAATCAAGCATCCACTCGCGGCCAAGGCGGTTTCACCCTTATCGAACTGATCGTTGTCATCGTCATCCTGGGCATTCTCGCCGCGACTGCGCTGCCGAAGTTCGCCGACCTGGGCAGCGACGCCCGCCGCGCCAAGATGCAAGGCGCCCGTGGCGCTGTGTCGAGCGCCGTGGCGATGTCGAAGGCGCAGTGGCTGGTCAACGGCAGCTCGGGCGCCACGGTGACCCTGGATGGCAGCTCCATCGCCGTCAGCCCGACCACCGGCCTGCCGACCGTCGCCGGCATCCGCACCGCCGCCGGCCTGGACGCCACCGATTACGCGTTCACCGAAAACGGCACGACCCTGGCCATCGCCGACGTGAAGAAGACGACCTGCACGTTCAACTATGACTCGACGAATGGTACGGTGACCCCCGTCGCTTCCACCGCCGGCTCCTGCTAA
- a CDS encoding prepilin-type N-terminal cleavage/methylation domain-containing protein, with translation MTTAIAIRPYSRLPRLRTGQFGFTLVELILVLVLVGVLGAIAAPRFFDRQVFDVAGYSQQVTALIRYAQKQAIAQNRNVFVRLDGASVALCYDAACAGRVVPAARANSGTATTLARCGNFNDWACEGVPNGLTISVAPMFYFDPAGRPFHATDGATAVNSTFTAPLTVRVTGGAQSRAIVIEPETGFTR, from the coding sequence GTGACGACCGCCATTGCCATCCGACCATACTCCCGGCTGCCCCGTCTTCGTACGGGGCAGTTTGGGTTTACGCTGGTCGAACTGATCCTCGTTCTCGTGCTCGTCGGCGTGCTCGGCGCCATCGCCGCGCCGCGCTTCTTCGACCGGCAGGTCTTCGACGTGGCCGGCTATTCGCAGCAGGTGACCGCCTTGATCCGTTACGCGCAGAAACAGGCCATCGCCCAGAACCGCAACGTGTTCGTGCGGCTGGACGGTGCGAGCGTGGCCCTGTGCTACGATGCCGCCTGCGCCGGCCGGGTCGTCCCGGCCGCGCGTGCCAACAGCGGCACGGCCACCACCCTGGCGCGCTGCGGCAATTTCAACGACTGGGCTTGTGAAGGCGTGCCGAACGGTTTGACGATCAGCGTGGCTCCGATGTTTTATTTCGATCCGGCCGGCCGGCCGTTCCATGCCACCGACGGCGCCACTGCGGTGAACAGCACCTTCACCGCCCCCTTGACCGTGCGCGTGACGGGCGGCGCGCAGAGCCGCGCCATCGTGATCGAACCGGAAACGGGTTTCACCCGATGA
- a CDS encoding type II secretion system protein translates to MTSARQRGLTMVELVMFIVIVGIAVVGVLSVISLNTRASADPIRQKQAMAIAESLVDEIRAARFSWCDAADPNYVTATSGADCANGEEKPGLDGRAMQRPFDNVNDYVTNWGVAAPYASDVIGTPFPAGYAATVTITPTSIGPAASAVPATESLRVVVTVAYGGEAVTLETYRTRHAPNN, encoded by the coding sequence ATGACGAGCGCCCGTCAGCGTGGCCTGACGATGGTCGAGCTGGTCATGTTCATCGTCATCGTCGGCATTGCCGTCGTCGGCGTACTCTCCGTCATCAGCCTGAACACCCGCGCCAGCGCCGATCCGATCCGCCAGAAGCAGGCGATGGCGATCGCCGAGAGCCTCGTCGACGAAATTCGCGCCGCGCGTTTTTCATGGTGCGACGCGGCCGATCCCAACTACGTGACCGCCACCTCGGGCGCCGACTGCGCGAACGGCGAGGAGAAGCCGGGCCTGGACGGGCGCGCGATGCAGCGTCCCTTCGACAACGTGAACGATTATGTGACGAACTGGGGCGTCGCGGCACCCTACGCAAGCGACGTCATCGGCACGCCATTTCCAGCTGGCTACGCCGCCACGGTGACGATCACGCCGACGTCGATCGGCCCGGCGGCGAGCGCCGTGCCGGCCACGGAATCGCTGCGCGTCGTCGTCACCGTGGCCTACGGTGGCGAGGCGGTGACCCTGGAAACCTACCGGACCCGCCATGCACCGAACAACTGA
- a CDS encoding prepilin-type N-terminal cleavage/methylation domain-containing protein, whose protein sequence is MHRTTDPGPPTLRRQRGFTLVEAIVVIVITGIIAGIVALFVRVPVQSQLDTQARADMADAADLALRRMTRELRLALPFTVATYNGDTAIQFLLTKTGGRFFSVGDNPPATLLPLDFVNGATQFNVVGTAPTGKQAIVAGDYIAIYNLGVAPNNAYDFAKGANNISRVAGVNGNRITLATNHFAGAQTPLNTFQVVTGTVTYICTPAANGAGVLRRHFTRNIVQGVGNLAALSDTATAPVLSTMVSGCQFRNTPLPRQQDAGTLMTLSLFLQHANGERAQLIRQTQLDNP, encoded by the coding sequence ATGCACCGAACAACTGATCCGGGCCCGCCCACGCTGCGCCGCCAGCGCGGCTTCACGCTGGTCGAGGCGATCGTCGTCATCGTCATCACCGGCATCATCGCCGGTATCGTGGCCCTGTTCGTGCGCGTGCCGGTGCAGAGCCAGCTCGATACGCAGGCGAGGGCCGACATGGCCGACGCCGCCGACCTGGCGCTGCGGCGGATGACGCGCGAGCTGCGCCTGGCCTTGCCGTTCACGGTCGCGACCTACAACGGCGACACGGCCATCCAGTTCCTGCTGACCAAGACGGGCGGGCGCTTCTTCTCGGTCGGCGACAATCCGCCCGCCACGCTGCTGCCGCTCGATTTCGTCAACGGCGCCACGCAGTTCAACGTGGTCGGCACCGCGCCGACGGGCAAGCAGGCCATCGTGGCCGGCGACTACATCGCCATCTACAATCTCGGGGTGGCGCCAAACAACGCCTACGACTTCGCCAAGGGCGCCAACAATATCTCGCGCGTGGCCGGCGTCAACGGCAACCGCATCACGCTCGCCACGAACCATTTCGCCGGTGCGCAAACGCCGCTCAACACCTTCCAGGTGGTGACCGGCACCGTGACGTATATCTGCACCCCGGCCGCGAACGGCGCCGGCGTGCTGCGGCGCCACTTCACTCGCAATATCGTGCAAGGCGTGGGCAACCTCGCGGCCCTGTCCGACACCGCCACCGCGCCGGTGCTGAGCACCATGGTCAGCGGCTGCCAGTTCAGGAACACCCCGCTGCCGCGCCAGCAGGATGCCGGCACGCTGATGACCCTGTCGCTGTTCCTGCAGCACGCCAACGGCGAGCGCGCGCAGCTGATCCGCCAGACCCAACTCGACAATCCCTAG
- a CDS encoding agglutinin biogenesis protein MshP — translation MDAIHRLRRSRGISIVTAIFLLVVLSGLGVAIVTFATAQRQAAAIDLLGTRAYEAARTGVEYGLYQLLRNNGTCASVNFTAPGTLAPMTVSVTCTQTASGVPSVQPQTRITATACNEPSNGVCPNAAPGADYVQRVVQVVI, via the coding sequence ATGGACGCCATTCATCGCCTGCGCCGCAGCCGCGGCATCAGCATCGTCACCGCGATCTTCCTGCTCGTCGTGCTTTCCGGCCTCGGCGTGGCGATCGTCACGTTCGCCACCGCCCAGCGCCAGGCCGCCGCCATCGACCTGCTGGGCACGCGGGCGTACGAGGCGGCGCGCACCGGCGTCGAATACGGCCTTTATCAGCTCCTGCGCAATAACGGCACTTGCGCCAGCGTGAACTTCACGGCGCCCGGCACGCTGGCGCCGATGACGGTGTCGGTGACCTGCACGCAGACGGCGAGCGGGGTGCCCTCCGTCCAGCCGCAGACCCGGATCACGGCCACCGCATGCAACGAACCGTCCAATGGCGTGTGTCCGAACGCGGCGCCCGGCGCCGACTACGTGCAGCGCGTCGTGCAGGTGGTGATCTGA
- a CDS encoding DUF6701 domain-containing protein, which yields MRRFAAKLVVALLLSLLCGRAALADTPIKLFKTFAGNINLTGTEKSLRTKSNSSDACATAQSVTLALTTVPSGSTVLAAYLYWAGSGSTGDYTVTFAGRTVSAPATRRYASSTVGYDYFSGAADVSDIVKGNGNFTASGLDIDKNLFCSVQGVLGGFQLLVIYSQSQETFRVLNVYEGFQYIRSSSVELTLANFQTPNPIGNLTARVGHITWEGDSSLSGGGETLRYNGVEQADYLNPVGNQFNSVSSVNGDVASYGLDFDAYTVKYPVIDAGQRSAKTTYTSGQDLVLLNAEVVAAPNVPATDRGVTMTLNGSLVPSSPTTYTISVVNNGPMDEGGPVTVTGTLPASLIYGGASGTGWTCSAQGQLLTCTYTGLFKVGTTLPPITLTVTPAASATGLITFGTTVAGKLFDYYDGNDTSTVSARVGAQTFAPVFLFTTAECVHNKPFGDPEQTCEPLQLDFKLANTDISTWITYTVKGVPTALASTNTTIPMRFALSCHDPVRTAGVKASYFLRSGTLTIPTCEPGGAIPAQTSAAWSAVSNILYPGGSPSSRATTAKNAEDLTDFLLRYQDVGRIEFFVTDNQGRLGSTGAFVSRPERLLLLPPVNNKAGDPASAADGRFMAAGSTFAMTVQALMYDLTTPAPNFGNETEPEKIALTVTPATTADGSPIAAMVTRNAGEQPAGDIELGGSFGAFSAGVANGTGFVYDDVGVIRIQASLARSPEEVRLNAKTGSYLGTGDVVANYINVGRFYPAWLETVVEGTMACVDAARCPQDPVPPVQPLVGIDTMVYSGQPFKVTVRAKNSQGGALPNYRLELARDITLSPWTAPNGDTAQRAPSAGTTNSTLANTTVAASAFAGGIATVTAPTYTFPTALAYTSGAPTANNWPQPVSVYVRAVESTGVDGTTSKRAAAVEGGVRVVAGRVNVPNQKGTALSAMSVPVTAEFFGTLNGVPGWYPATTDSTSTFSLSNVRFSACTNLTGASSCKVNLTVDSTTSGAFDDGIATIKLNAPGSGSSGHVSMWLASPPWLPSVRGVLTYGTVTTRPYTYLREMY from the coding sequence ATGCGCCGTTTCGCCGCAAAGCTGGTCGTGGCCTTGCTGCTGTCGCTGCTGTGCGGCCGCGCGGCGCTGGCCGACACCCCCATCAAGCTGTTTAAGACCTTCGCCGGCAACATCAACCTGACGGGCACGGAAAAATCGCTGCGCACGAAGTCCAACAGCAGCGATGCGTGCGCCACCGCTCAGTCCGTGACGCTGGCCCTGACGACCGTCCCCAGCGGCTCCACCGTGCTGGCCGCCTACCTGTACTGGGCCGGTTCCGGCTCGACCGGCGACTACACGGTGACCTTCGCGGGCCGGACGGTGAGCGCCCCGGCCACGCGGCGCTATGCTTCGTCGACCGTGGGCTACGACTACTTCAGCGGCGCGGCCGACGTGTCGGACATCGTCAAGGGCAACGGCAACTTCACGGCCAGCGGGCTGGACATCGACAAGAACCTGTTCTGCTCGGTGCAGGGCGTGCTCGGCGGTTTCCAGCTGCTGGTGATCTATTCGCAGAGCCAGGAAACCTTCCGGGTATTGAATGTCTACGAAGGCTTCCAGTACATCCGCAGTTCCTCGGTCGAGCTGACGCTGGCGAACTTCCAGACCCCGAACCCGATCGGCAACCTGACCGCGCGCGTCGGCCACATCACGTGGGAGGGCGACTCGTCGCTGTCCGGCGGCGGCGAAACGCTGCGCTACAACGGCGTCGAGCAGGCCGATTACCTGAACCCGGTCGGCAACCAGTTCAACTCGGTGAGCAGCGTGAACGGCGATGTCGCGTCCTACGGGCTCGATTTCGACGCCTATACGGTGAAGTATCCCGTCATCGACGCCGGGCAACGGTCGGCCAAGACCACCTACACGTCGGGCCAGGACCTGGTGCTGCTCAATGCCGAGGTGGTCGCCGCGCCGAACGTGCCGGCCACCGACCGGGGCGTGACGATGACACTGAACGGCAGCCTCGTGCCGTCCTCGCCCACCACGTACACGATCAGCGTCGTCAACAACGGCCCGATGGACGAGGGCGGCCCGGTCACGGTGACCGGCACGCTGCCCGCCTCGCTGATCTACGGCGGGGCCAGCGGCACCGGCTGGACCTGCTCGGCGCAGGGGCAGCTGCTCACCTGTACGTACACGGGGCTGTTCAAGGTGGGCACGACGCTGCCGCCGATCACGCTGACCGTCACGCCCGCGGCCTCGGCGACGGGGCTCATCACGTTCGGCACCACGGTCGCCGGCAAGCTGTTCGACTATTACGACGGCAACGACACGTCGACCGTCAGCGCCCGCGTGGGCGCCCAGACCTTCGCGCCCGTGTTCCTGTTCACCACGGCCGAGTGCGTGCACAACAAGCCGTTCGGCGACCCCGAGCAGACCTGCGAGCCGCTGCAGCTCGATTTCAAGCTGGCCAACACCGACATCAGCACGTGGATCACCTATACGGTGAAGGGCGTGCCGACAGCGCTTGCCAGCACGAACACGACGATACCGATGCGCTTTGCCTTAAGCTGCCACGATCCGGTGCGCACGGCGGGCGTGAAGGCCAGCTATTTCCTGCGCAGCGGCACGCTGACGATTCCCACCTGCGAACCAGGCGGCGCCATCCCCGCGCAGACCTCGGCGGCGTGGAGCGCGGTCAGCAATATCCTGTATCCGGGGGGCTCGCCGTCGAGCCGCGCGACCACGGCCAAGAATGCCGAGGACCTGACCGACTTCCTGCTGCGCTACCAGGACGTGGGGCGCATCGAGTTCTTCGTGACCGACAACCAGGGGCGGCTGGGCTCCACCGGCGCCTTCGTGTCGCGGCCCGAGCGGTTGTTGCTCCTGCCGCCGGTCAACAACAAGGCAGGCGACCCGGCCAGCGCCGCCGATGGGCGCTTCATGGCGGCCGGCTCCACCTTCGCGATGACGGTGCAGGCGTTGATGTATGACCTGACCACGCCGGCGCCGAATTTCGGCAACGAGACCGAGCCGGAAAAGATCGCCCTCACGGTGACGCCCGCCACGACGGCGGACGGCTCGCCGATCGCCGCCATGGTCACGCGCAACGCGGGCGAACAGCCGGCCGGCGACATCGAGCTCGGCGGCAGCTTCGGGGCGTTTTCCGCCGGCGTCGCCAACGGCACCGGCTTCGTCTACGACGACGTGGGCGTCATTCGCATCCAGGCCAGCCTGGCCCGTTCGCCCGAAGAAGTACGGCTGAACGCGAAGACCGGCTCCTACCTGGGCACGGGCGACGTGGTGGCCAACTACATCAACGTCGGGCGCTTCTATCCGGCCTGGCTGGAGACGGTGGTCGAGGGCACCATGGCCTGCGTGGACGCGGCCCGCTGCCCGCAGGATCCGGTCCCTCCGGTGCAACCCCTTGTTGGCATCGACACCATGGTGTATTCGGGCCAGCCGTTCAAGGTCACGGTGAGGGCGAAAAACAGCCAGGGCGGCGCACTGCCCAATTACCGGCTGGAGCTGGCCCGCGACATCACGCTGAGCCCGTGGACCGCGCCGAATGGCGACACCGCGCAGCGCGCGCCGTCCGCCGGCACCACGAACTCCACACTGGCGAACACCACGGTCGCGGCCAGCGCCTTTGCCGGCGGTATCGCCACGGTCACGGCGCCGACCTACACATTCCCGACCGCGCTGGCGTACACGTCGGGCGCGCCCACCGCGAACAACTGGCCCCAGCCGGTATCGGTCTATGTGCGTGCCGTGGAGTCGACCGGCGTGGACGGGACCACGTCGAAGCGCGCCGCCGCCGTGGAAGGCGGCGTGCGGGTGGTGGCCGGCCGTGTCAACGTGCCCAACCAGAAGGGCACGGCGCTGTCGGCGATGAGCGTTCCCGTCACCGCCGAGTTCTTCGGCACCTTGAACGGCGTGCCCGGCTGGTACCCGGCCACGACGGACTCGACGTCGACTTTCTCGCTCAGCAATGTGCGTTTCTCGGCGTGCACGAACTTGACGGGTGCGTCATCGTGCAAGGTCAACCTGACCGTGGACAGCACGACGTCGGGCGCGTTTGACGATGGCATCGCGACCATCAAGCTGAACGCGCCGGGCAGCGGCAGCAGCGGCCACGTGTCCATGTGGCTGGCCAGCCCGCCGTGGCTGCCGAGCGTACGGGGCGTGCTCACCTATGGCACAGTAACGACGCGGCCCTATACGTATCTGCGTGAAATGTACTAG
- a CDS encoding agglutinin biogenesis protein MshI, with amino-acid sequence MAFWHKAKKKDGWLAVSAAAEGVTAAVVRRRADAKPAVLAAAFHPGGRAEAAGLIARVGRELDAPAHLCSSILVPGEYQLLAVEAPNVPADELKTAVGWRLKDLIDFPVPEATIDVLDIPVAPNGPAHNHQVFAVAARNGIIEALQNLYTEAKVELGAIDIPEIAQRNISALLEPEGRGLAMLAFDAHGGLLTVTFRGELYLARRMDIGLAQVEGAPEARQSLFDRIALELQRSLDNFERQFQYVAVSKLVLAPTGSASLHDYLSANLYLPVDLLDLDAVFDLDKVPQLRDAAQQARFLTVLGGGLRDEGAVA; translated from the coding sequence ATGGCTTTCTGGCACAAGGCGAAAAAAAAAGATGGCTGGCTGGCGGTAAGCGCCGCTGCGGAAGGGGTGACGGCGGCCGTCGTGCGCCGGCGCGCCGACGCGAAGCCGGCCGTGCTGGCCGCCGCCTTCCACCCCGGCGGCCGGGCGGAGGCGGCCGGACTGATCGCGCGCGTGGGCCGCGAGCTCGATGCGCCCGCCCACCTGTGCTCGAGCATCCTCGTGCCGGGTGAATACCAGCTGCTGGCCGTGGAGGCGCCGAACGTGCCTGCCGACGAATTGAAGACCGCCGTGGGCTGGCGCCTGAAGGACCTGATCGATTTCCCCGTGCCCGAGGCCACCATCGACGTGCTCGACATTCCCGTCGCGCCGAATGGACCGGCGCACAACCACCAGGTGTTCGCGGTAGCGGCGCGCAACGGCATCATCGAGGCGCTGCAGAACCTGTACACGGAGGCCAAGGTGGAGCTCGGCGCGATCGACATCCCGGAAATTGCCCAGCGCAATATCTCCGCGCTGCTCGAGCCGGAAGGGCGCGGCCTGGCGATGCTGGCGTTCGACGCGCACGGCGGCTTGCTGACGGTGACGTTCCGGGGCGAGCTGTACCTGGCGCGGCGCATGGACATCGGGCTGGCCCAGGTCGAGGGCGCGCCGGAAGCGCGGCAGAGCCTGTTCGACCGCATCGCCCTGGAACTGCAGCGTTCGCTCGACAACTTCGAGCGGCAGTTCCAGTACGTGGCCGTGTCCAAGCTGGTCCTGGCGCCGACCGGCAGCGCCAGCCTGCACGATTACCTGTCCGCCAACCTGTACCTGCCGGTCGACCTGCTCGACCTCGATGCCGTGTTCGACCTGGACAAGGTGCCGCAACTGCGTGACGCGGCCCAGCAAGCCCGTTTCCTGACGGTGCTGGGCGGCGGCCTGCGCGACGAAGGCGCGGTGGCATGA
- a CDS encoding MSHA biogenesis protein MshA, translating to MSQQINLFNPRFRKEKRYLTAPALAIAVGVALAGSVAVAVTATGRVAALEDEAAALAVELKEAEARKATVLAGLVPRQKDAAVERDVASAEREQRALRGVTEILEQNRVGDPRGYSAYFQALARARVNGLWLTGIDIGGANADVGLSGRALRAELLPGYLNGLAREPALRGKAFERVEIARPDAEEGRPGRPASAATKEPPAEGTGAAPAPPPWVEFTLQARAGVAP from the coding sequence ATGAGCCAGCAGATCAACCTGTTCAATCCGCGCTTTCGCAAGGAAAAGCGCTATCTGACAGCGCCCGCGCTGGCGATCGCGGTCGGCGTGGCGCTGGCCGGTTCGGTGGCGGTCGCGGTGACCGCCACCGGGCGCGTCGCGGCGCTGGAAGACGAAGCGGCGGCGCTGGCGGTGGAGCTGAAGGAGGCGGAAGCGCGCAAGGCCACCGTGCTGGCGGGGCTCGTGCCGCGGCAGAAGGATGCCGCCGTGGAGCGCGACGTGGCGAGCGCGGAACGGGAGCAGCGTGCCTTGCGCGGCGTGACGGAAATCCTGGAACAGAACCGGGTCGGCGATCCGCGCGGGTACTCGGCCTATTTCCAGGCCCTGGCACGCGCGCGCGTGAACGGCTTGTGGCTGACCGGCATCGATATCGGCGGTGCGAATGCGGATGTCGGCCTGTCCGGCCGGGCCTTGCGGGCCGAGCTGCTGCCGGGTTACCTGAACGGACTGGCGCGTGAACCGGCGCTGCGCGGCAAGGCCTTCGAACGGGTCGAGATCGCACGGCCGGATGCCGAGGAGGGCCGGCCCGGCCGCCCGGCGTCCGCCGCCACGAAGGAGCCGCCCGCCGAGGGCACCGGTGCCGCGCCCGCGCCGCCGCCGTGGGTCGAATTCACCTTGCAGGCGCGCGCCGGGGTGGCGCCATGA